The following proteins are encoded in a genomic region of Chryseobacterium cucumeris:
- a CDS encoding adenylyltransferase/cytidyltransferase family protein, with translation MKTQRIGITFSSFDLLHAGHIKMLEEAKTVCDYLIVGLQIDPSHDRPTKNKPSQTIVERYIQLKAVNAVDEIIPYYTEEDLLDILKSFVIDVRIIGDDYMDKDFTGKKYCEEKGIEIFFNKRDHRFSTSDLRRRIYEAEKEKYSKAEPVK, from the coding sequence ATGAAGACACAGAGAATAGGTATTACATTTTCGTCATTTGACTTATTACATGCGGGTCACATCAAAATGCTTGAAGAAGCTAAAACTGTATGTGACTATTTAATCGTCGGACTTCAAATTGATCCGTCCCACGACCGTCCTACTAAAAATAAGCCAAGCCAGACTATTGTTGAAAGATATATTCAACTGAAAGCTGTGAATGCTGTGGATGAGATCATTCCTTATTACACGGAAGAAGACCTTTTGGATATTCTTAAATCATTTGTAATTGATGTAAGAATCATAGGAGATGATTATATGGACAAAGACTTTACAGGTAAAAAATACTGTGAAGAAAAAGGAATTGAAATTTTTTTCAACAAGAGAGACCATAGGTTTTCCACCAGTGATCTGAGAAGAAGGATCTACGAAGCTGAAAAAGAAAAATATTCGAAAGCAGAACCTGTAAAATAA
- the galE gene encoding UDP-glucose 4-epimerase GalE has protein sequence MAILVTGGLGYIGSHTVVELINNGFEVVIVDDLSNTERFILNNIEEITGKKPVFYPFDLRRKELLTQVFDAHRIDGCINFAASKAVGESQVIPVDYYENNLFSLINILQEFKTRKISNFIFSSSCTVYGQADVMPIDENTPLKTPESVYGKTKQMGEQILIDFAKAYQSKISLLRYFNPIGAHPSGKLGELPIGIPNNLVPYVMQTASGVREKLNIWGDDYPTVDGTAVRDYIYVVDLAKAHVAALKKLIEDSSYDVVIDTYNLGTGKGSSVLEVVKAFEKANDVEVPYQICARREGDITIAYANPGKAEKELNWKSETSLEEALRTVWEWQKYLNTRNS, from the coding sequence ATGGCAATACTTGTTACCGGCGGACTTGGATATATTGGTTCTCACACAGTGGTAGAACTTATTAATAACGGCTTTGAAGTGGTTATTGTAGATGATTTATCCAATACGGAAAGGTTTATTTTAAATAATATTGAGGAAATTACGGGTAAGAAACCTGTTTTTTATCCTTTTGATCTGAGAAGAAAAGAGCTTCTTACCCAGGTTTTTGATGCTCATCGGATCGATGGTTGTATCAATTTTGCAGCTTCTAAAGCAGTAGGAGAGAGTCAGGTAATACCTGTAGATTATTATGAGAATAATCTGTTTTCCTTGATTAATATTCTTCAGGAATTTAAAACAAGAAAGATCTCAAACTTTATTTTCAGCTCATCATGTACGGTATACGGACAGGCAGATGTAATGCCGATCGATGAAAATACTCCGTTGAAAACCCCTGAAAGTGTCTATGGGAAAACAAAACAAATGGGCGAACAGATCCTTATTGATTTTGCCAAAGCCTATCAAAGTAAAATATCACTGTTAAGGTATTTTAACCCAATCGGAGCGCATCCTTCCGGAAAGTTGGGAGAATTGCCAATCGGAATTCCTAATAATTTAGTGCCTTATGTAATGCAGACGGCTTCAGGAGTGCGTGAGAAACTGAATATCTGGGGCGATGATTACCCTACAGTGGATGGAACTGCTGTTCGTGATTATATCTATGTTGTTGACCTGGCAAAAGCGCACGTTGCAGCATTAAAGAAACTGATAGAAGATTCTTCATATGATGTGGTGATTGATACCTACAATCTGGGAACAGGAAAAGGCTCATCCGTACTGGAAGTGGTAAAAGCATTTGAAAAAGCCAATGATGTGGAAGTGCCATATCAGATCTGTGCGAGAAGAGAAGGGGATATTACTATAGCGTATGCCAACCCCGGAAAAGCAGAGAAAGAACTCAACTGGAAGTCTGAAACGTCTCTGGAAGAGGCTTTGAGAACAGTTTGGGAATGGCAGAAATATCTGAACACCAGAAATTCGTAA
- a CDS encoding DegT/DnrJ/EryC1/StrS family aminotransferase, with protein MKKIQMVDLQSQYYKIKNDVDNAVLNVMDSAAFINGPEVKSFQNELESYLDVKHVIPCANGTDALQIALMALDLKEGDEIITADFTFAATVEVIHLLKLKSVLVDVDYDTFTISTEQIKKAITPKTKAIIPVHIFGQCANMEEILKIAEEHNLYVIEDNAQAIGSEYTFSDGTVKQAGTMATVGTTSFFPSKNLGCYGDGGAIFTNNDKLAHRLRGIVNHGMYERYYHDEVGVNSRLDSIQAAVLRKKLPHLDSYNEARRKAADFYDEAFAGHPNILTPKRAENSTHVFHQYTLRILNGKRNELQKFLSEKDIPAMIYYPVALRKQKAYFQESNAADFVNTDKLLDQVISLPMHTELDEEQLKYITDAVLEFMG; from the coding sequence ATGAAAAAAATTCAGATGGTTGATTTGCAAAGTCAGTATTACAAAATAAAGAATGATGTAGACAATGCAGTTTTGAATGTAATGGATTCTGCGGCATTTATTAACGGTCCTGAAGTAAAGTCTTTCCAGAATGAATTGGAGTCTTATTTAGACGTAAAACATGTGATTCCGTGTGCCAATGGTACAGATGCATTACAGATTGCCCTGATGGCTTTGGACCTGAAAGAAGGAGACGAAATTATCACGGCTGATTTTACTTTTGCTGCAACAGTAGAAGTAATTCATCTGCTTAAGTTAAAGTCTGTACTGGTAGATGTAGATTATGATACATTCACAATCTCTACTGAACAGATTAAAAAAGCAATTACGCCCAAAACAAAGGCAATTATTCCAGTACACATTTTCGGACAGTGTGCCAATATGGAAGAAATTTTAAAAATTGCTGAAGAGCATAATTTATATGTTATTGAAGATAATGCCCAGGCAATCGGTTCAGAATATACTTTCTCCGATGGAACAGTAAAACAGGCAGGAACAATGGCAACAGTGGGAACAACTTCTTTCTTTCCTTCCAAAAACCTGGGATGCTACGGAGACGGAGGTGCTATTTTTACCAATAATGATAAATTAGCCCACCGTTTAAGAGGAATTGTAAACCACGGAATGTATGAAAGATATTACCATGACGAGGTAGGGGTAAACTCACGTCTGGACAGCATTCAGGCAGCAGTTTTAAGAAAAAAACTTCCTCATTTGGATTCTTACAACGAAGCAAGAAGAAAAGCAGCAGATTTTTATGATGAAGCATTTGCTGGTCACCCGAATATCCTGACTCCAAAAAGAGCGGAAAACTCTACTCACGTATTCCACCAGTATACCTTAAGAATTCTGAACGGAAAGCGTAATGAGCTTCAGAAGTTTTTATCAGAAAAAGATATTCCTGCAATGATCTATTATCCGGTAGCATTAAGAAAGCAAAAAGCGTACTTCCAGGAAAGTAATGCTGCAGATTTTGTGAATACAGATAAGCTTTTGGATCAGGTAATTTCTTTACCGATGCATACGGAATTAGACGAAGAGCAGCTGAAGTATATTACGGATGCAGTGCTTGAGTTTATGGGATAG
- a CDS encoding S8/S53 family peptidase — protein sequence MKKLLLFCFLTGYLTVSAQTELVFVYFTDKPNKAAFYANPLSELSQKSLNRRTALGIPLNDQDAPIEQSYLQNLQNLGFVVTDYSKWLNGAAVNATPAQKTLLQAQSYVLSVESFARNSSTTVKTAPGKWKDDASINKTLTNFNYGSGAGQIDQVNIRPLHLAGYTGTGVSIAVIDAGFPTVNTGTAFARLWTNNHIKASYDFVTKTGDIYNTSLSTHGSVVLGVIGGYLQNVFVGAAPDADFYLYRSENAAVEIPEEELYWIEAAEEADRKGVDIITSSLGYNVFDESRYNYTYANMNGNTSFIARGAGIAAEKGIFVLAAAGNSGQQPWHYLMTPADNAKVFSIGSLDSAGNASAFSSFGPNALGVVKPDGSTQGTGTTTVYDNATLIVNGTSIATPIAAGGVACLIQAFPAMNREQMRAKLRQTASLYPAHTDQMGYGILNFGSLYNLVLNTSETVKKDRFSIFPNPAKNILNIASELEVESLEIYDNLGRLIRKSNNQKSIKVEDFSKGTYYLKIQMKDKVFYEKFLKE from the coding sequence ATGAAAAAACTTTTACTCTTTTGTTTCCTAACAGGTTACCTGACCGTTTCCGCACAAACGGAGCTCGTTTTTGTTTACTTCACGGATAAGCCTAATAAAGCTGCTTTTTATGCAAATCCGTTGTCAGAACTCAGCCAGAAATCACTCAACAGGCGTACCGCACTGGGAATTCCGCTTAATGATCAGGATGCCCCTATTGAACAGTCTTATCTTCAGAATCTTCAAAATCTGGGATTTGTTGTGACAGATTATTCAAAATGGCTTAACGGAGCTGCGGTAAATGCTACTCCGGCACAAAAAACTTTATTACAGGCTCAATCTTATGTTTTGTCTGTTGAAAGTTTTGCCAGAAACAGTTCTACTACCGTGAAAACAGCACCAGGAAAATGGAAAGACGATGCAAGTATCAATAAAACACTTACTAACTTCAATTATGGTTCAGGGGCCGGACAAATTGATCAGGTCAATATCCGGCCGCTTCATCTGGCAGGTTATACAGGCACAGGAGTTTCCATTGCGGTAATTGATGCCGGATTCCCAACGGTGAATACAGGAACTGCTTTTGCAAGATTATGGACCAATAATCACATCAAAGCTTCCTATGATTTTGTTACCAAAACCGGAGATATTTATAATACTTCACTCAGCACACATGGTTCTGTCGTGTTAGGAGTTATAGGAGGATATCTGCAGAATGTTTTTGTAGGAGCGGCACCGGATGCTGATTTTTATCTTTACCGCAGTGAAAATGCGGCTGTAGAAATTCCCGAAGAAGAGCTATACTGGATTGAAGCAGCTGAGGAAGCAGATCGTAAAGGAGTTGACATTATCACCTCATCATTGGGATATAATGTTTTTGATGAAAGCCGTTATAATTATACATATGCCAATATGAATGGTAACACTTCCTTCATTGCCCGCGGAGCCGGTATTGCTGCTGAAAAAGGTATTTTTGTTCTTGCTGCTGCCGGTAACTCCGGACAACAGCCGTGGCATTACCTTATGACACCGGCTGATAACGCTAAAGTATTTTCTATCGGATCTTTAGATTCTGCCGGAAATGCTTCAGCTTTTTCTTCTTTCGGGCCTAATGCTCTCGGGGTGGTAAAACCGGACGGAAGTACCCAGGGAACCGGTACGACAACCGTTTATGATAATGCTACCTTAATCGTGAATGGAACTTCAATTGCTACTCCTATTGCTGCCGGCGGTGTTGCATGTCTTATTCAGGCATTCCCAGCGATGAACAGAGAGCAGATGAGAGCAAAGCTGAGACAAACGGCTTCACTATATCCTGCCCATACCGATCAGATGGGATATGGTATTCTTAATTTCGGAAGTTTATATAATCTCGTTCTGAATACCTCTGAGACTGTAAAAAAAGACAGGTTCTCCATATTCCCGAATCCTGCAAAAAATATCCTGAATATTGCATCAGAGCTAGAAGTGGAATCGTTAGAAATATATGATAACCTTGGAAGACTCATCAGAAAAAGCAACAACCAGAAATCTATAAAAGTGGAAGATTTTTCCAAAGGAACTTATTATCTGAAGATTCAGATGAAGGACAAGGTTTTCTACGAAAAATTCTTAAAGGAGTAA
- a CDS encoding phosphoenolpyruvate carboxylase, with translation MIHDQRAEKFRQIVENKFQIYNSLFMSLPYDKMTNIGMLLPFLYEESRTGYEAGKTPENIVEEFFKNHTDLQTEEQKLELLFKIIQYIERQVVLFDSIEDAAFPNLHSESDNGTVTNLFERSFQDHKIEKVREKLKDFSVKVVFTAHPTQFYPSSVQRIIQDLRGAITSDSVTQIDMLLQQLGKTPFVNKEKPTPIDEALSIISYLRYVYYDTIGELFTKIKKTFGNGHFHLHEDIIQLGFWPGGDRDGNPFVTADVTKRVAEELRSAILKSYYSHLKFIRRRLSFRGVSEVLTQLSEELYAAIFDGKSIKAEDILNKADEAEKILVNEHNSLFLDLLVNFRDRVMIFGTHFATLDIRQDSRIHQKVIDEVYAKVYGNEEADYEQKFNKLIQISETVAAEDFEDIVKDTLLTVSQVKDIQHLNGLRGMNRYIISNSDAVKDVMNVYAFFKICGYQDEAINMDIVPLFETMEGLANAENVMNELYHNPVYKKHLEKRGNQQTIMLGFSDGTKDGGYLKANWEIYKAKEVLTKLSEQNNIKVVFFDGRGGPPARGGGKTHDFYASQGKTIANNKIELTIQGQTITSIFGNKEQAKYNFEQLLTAGVENDVFKNSKKELTEKERALIIELADMSYKKYSDLKAHPMFVPYLQEMSTLEYYGKTNIGSRPSKRGNGSELKFEDLRAIPFVGSWSQLKQNVPGFFGFGYAMQKMKEEGRFEEVRELYKGSDFFKTLVLNSMMSMNKSYFPLTYYIKNNPKFGAFWNVLFNEYELSRDIMLELTGFKMLQEEDPLSRKSVKIREKIVLPLLSIQQYALMKIQKGEGNKEAYEKLVTRSLFGNINASRNSA, from the coding sequence ATGATACATGACCAACGCGCAGAAAAATTCAGGCAGATTGTGGAAAATAAGTTCCAGATCTATAATTCATTATTTATGAGCCTGCCTTATGATAAAATGACGAATATCGGAATGCTGCTTCCATTTCTTTATGAGGAAAGCAGAACCGGCTATGAAGCAGGAAAAACTCCTGAAAATATCGTCGAAGAATTTTTTAAAAACCATACCGATCTCCAGACGGAAGAGCAGAAACTGGAATTGCTTTTCAAGATCATACAATATATAGAAAGACAGGTCGTTTTGTTTGACAGTATTGAGGATGCTGCATTTCCTAATCTCCATTCAGAAAGTGATAATGGAACAGTAACCAATCTTTTTGAACGTTCTTTTCAGGATCATAAAATTGAAAAAGTACGCGAGAAATTAAAAGACTTTAGCGTTAAGGTCGTATTTACGGCACACCCGACCCAGTTTTATCCAAGTTCGGTACAAAGAATTATTCAGGATTTGAGAGGGGCTATTACCAGTGATTCGGTTACCCAGATTGATATGCTTCTTCAGCAGCTGGGCAAGACTCCTTTTGTCAATAAAGAAAAACCGACTCCGATAGATGAAGCGCTGAGTATTATTTCTTACCTGAGATATGTATATTATGATACCATTGGGGAATTGTTTACGAAGATCAAAAAGACTTTCGGAAATGGCCATTTTCATCTTCATGAAGATATTATCCAGCTTGGTTTCTGGCCGGGAGGAGACAGGGACGGAAATCCTTTTGTAACAGCGGATGTAACGAAAAGAGTAGCGGAAGAACTTCGTTCAGCGATTCTGAAATCATACTACAGTCATTTGAAATTTATCAGGAGAAGATTGAGTTTCAGAGGTGTTTCTGAAGTTTTAACCCAATTAAGTGAAGAATTGTATGCAGCCATTTTTGACGGAAAGAGCATTAAAGCAGAAGATATTTTAAATAAAGCCGATGAGGCAGAAAAAATACTGGTCAACGAACATAACTCTTTGTTTTTAGATCTTTTGGTGAATTTCAGGGATCGTGTGATGATCTTCGGAACTCACTTTGCAACGCTGGATATCCGCCAGGACAGCAGAATTCATCAGAAAGTTATTGATGAGGTTTATGCAAAAGTATACGGAAATGAAGAGGCTGATTATGAACAAAAATTCAATAAGCTTATTCAGATTTCAGAAACGGTAGCTGCTGAAGATTTTGAAGACATTGTGAAAGATACTTTGTTAACGGTTTCACAGGTTAAGGATATCCAGCATCTGAACGGATTAAGAGGAATGAACCGCTATATTATTTCCAATTCTGATGCCGTAAAAGATGTTATGAATGTATATGCCTTCTTTAAAATCTGCGGTTATCAGGATGAAGCGATCAATATGGATATTGTTCCGCTTTTTGAAACCATGGAAGGACTTGCCAATGCAGAAAATGTAATGAATGAGCTGTATCATAATCCTGTTTATAAAAAGCATCTTGAAAAAAGAGGAAATCAGCAGACGATCATGCTCGGATTCTCTGATGGAACCAAAGACGGAGGTTATTTAAAAGCCAACTGGGAAATTTATAAAGCCAAAGAAGTACTGACAAAACTTTCCGAGCAGAATAATATCAAAGTCGTATTTTTCGATGGCAGAGGAGGTCCGCCGGCAAGAGGAGGTGGAAAAACCCACGATTTCTATGCTTCTCAGGGAAAAACAATTGCCAATAATAAGATTGAATTAACCATTCAGGGGCAGACCATTACCAGTATTTTTGGAAACAAAGAGCAGGCAAAATACAACTTTGAACAGCTTCTGACCGCTGGTGTTGAAAATGATGTATTCAAAAATTCAAAAAAAGAACTTACTGAAAAAGAAAGAGCTTTGATTATTGAGTTGGCGGATATGAGCTATAAAAAATATTCAGATCTGAAAGCGCACCCTATGTTTGTTCCCTATCTGCAGGAAATGAGTACGCTTGAATATTACGGAAAAACGAATATCGGAAGCCGTCCATCCAAAAGAGGAAACGGAAGCGAACTGAAATTTGAAGATCTGAGAGCCATCCCGTTTGTAGGATCATGGTCACAACTGAAGCAAAACGTACCTGGGTTCTTCGGTTTTGGATATGCGATGCAAAAGATGAAAGAAGAGGGCAGATTTGAAGAAGTAAGAGAGCTGTATAAAGGTTCAGATTTCTTTAAGACTTTAGTTCTGAACTCCATGATGAGTATGAACAAGTCTTACTTCCCATTGACTTACTATATCAAAAATAATCCGAAGTTCGGTGCTTTCTGGAATGTGCTTTTCAATGAATATGAGCTTTCCAGAGACATTATGCTGGAACTGACAGGATTTAAAATGCTTCAGGAAGAAGACCCGCTTTCCAGAAAATCGGTGAAGATCCGTGAAAAGATTGTACTTCCGTTGTTAAGTATTCAGCAATATGCCTTAATGAAAATCCAGAAAGGAGAAGGAAATAAAGAAGCTTATGAAAAGCTGGTGACCCGTTCTTTATTTGGGAATATTAATGCCAGCAGAAATTCGGCATAA
- the lpdA gene encoding dihydrolipoyl dehydrogenase codes for MDHYDIAVIGSGPGGYVAAIRSAQLGYKTVIIEKYDTLGGTCTNVGCIPTKALLDSTHHYSEAKHQFNEHGIKLDHIELDFSQMYRRKADVVSKNTGGLDFLMSKNNITRLQGTAGFINNSTIRVVNGSEVKEITARYYIIATGSKPSTIPGVEIDKKRIITSTEALSLKEKPESMVIIGGGVIGVEMASVFNRIGTKVTILEYADHLIAAMDHELGKSLQKILKKGGIDIRLNHAVYKTENTGSAAKVFFKDKNGTEGELEADYVLVAVGRSPYVKGLGLENTDVQQDERGFIKVDENSRTSASNIYAIGDVIGGAMLAHKAEEEGVFVVETINGHKRPIHYNRIPSVVYTWPEVASVGYTEDYLKQNNIAYNVGKFPFSASARARASMDMEGFAKVLVDPKYGEVLGVHIIGARAADLIAQGVIAQEYEVTAEDMFRISYAHPTYSETLKEAYLIASGQGAINI; via the coding sequence ATGGATCATTATGACATTGCCGTAATCGGCTCAGGACCCGGCGGATATGTAGCGGCGATAAGAAGCGCCCAGCTGGGATATAAAACCGTGATTATCGAGAAATATGATACACTGGGAGGAACATGTACCAATGTGGGCTGTATTCCGACTAAAGCTTTATTAGACAGTACGCATCATTATTCAGAAGCAAAGCATCAATTCAATGAACATGGGATTAAGCTGGATCATATAGAACTGGACTTTTCTCAGATGTACAGAAGAAAAGCAGATGTAGTTTCAAAAAATACAGGAGGTCTGGATTTTTTAATGAGTAAAAATAATATTACAAGACTACAGGGAACGGCTGGATTTATCAATAATTCTACCATCAGAGTTGTAAACGGATCTGAAGTTAAAGAAATAACGGCCCGATATTATATCATTGCTACAGGTTCGAAACCATCCACTATTCCCGGAGTGGAAATTGATAAAAAAAGAATTATTACTTCCACAGAAGCATTATCATTAAAGGAAAAACCTGAATCTATGGTGATTATCGGCGGGGGAGTAATCGGGGTGGAAATGGCTTCTGTTTTCAACCGCATCGGAACGAAAGTGACTATCCTTGAATATGCTGATCATCTGATCGCTGCTATGGATCATGAATTGGGGAAAAGCCTTCAGAAAATCCTGAAAAAAGGAGGAATTGATATCCGCCTTAATCATGCAGTGTATAAAACCGAGAATACCGGATCTGCTGCTAAAGTGTTTTTTAAAGATAAAAACGGAACAGAAGGTGAGCTGGAAGCAGATTATGTATTGGTAGCGGTGGGAAGAAGCCCTTATGTAAAAGGTCTTGGTCTTGAAAATACTGATGTACAGCAGGATGAGAGAGGATTTATTAAAGTGGATGAAAACAGCCGGACTTCCGCATCCAATATCTATGCGATTGGTGATGTTATTGGTGGTGCAATGCTGGCTCACAAAGCTGAGGAAGAAGGTGTTTTTGTAGTTGAAACCATTAACGGGCACAAACGACCCATTCACTATAACCGTATTCCTTCAGTGGTGTATACCTGGCCTGAAGTAGCTTCAGTAGGCTACACCGAAGATTACCTGAAACAAAATAACATTGCATACAATGTAGGGAAATTTCCATTTTCTGCCAGTGCAAGGGCCCGCGCTTCAATGGATATGGAAGGTTTTGCGAAAGTTTTGGTGGATCCGAAATATGGCGAAGTGCTGGGAGTTCACATCATTGGAGCCAGAGCTGCCGATCTGATTGCACAGGGTGTCATAGCTCAGGAGTATGAAGTAACTGCTGAAGATATGTTCCGTATTTCTTATGCTCATCCAACCTATTCTGAAACATTGAAGGAAGCTTACCTGATTGCATCTGGGCAGGGAGCTATTAATATATAA
- a CDS encoding winged helix-turn-helix transcriptional regulator, protein MSKKRSDCPISCSLEMWGDKWSLLIIRDLMLKKECTYGDFLKADEKIATNILAARLQNLLDNGIIDKKGHPDSKLKILYFLTQKGIDLIPVIVEINLWGEQYLTIPDDRKKLLDQIKKDKEGFIKRAKAFLSS, encoded by the coding sequence ATGAGTAAAAAAAGATCAGACTGCCCCATCAGCTGTTCATTGGAAATGTGGGGTGATAAATGGTCCCTGCTCATCATAAGAGACCTTATGCTGAAAAAGGAATGCACTTACGGAGACTTCCTTAAGGCTGATGAAAAAATTGCAACGAATATTCTGGCTGCAAGACTTCAAAACCTGTTGGACAATGGAATCATTGATAAAAAAGGCCATCCGGACAGTAAGCTGAAAATTCTTTATTTTCTGACTCAGAAAGGAATTGACCTTATTCCCGTAATCGTTGAAATCAATCTTTGGGGTGAGCAGTATCTTACGATTCCTGATGACCGGAAAAAATTGCTGGACCAGATTAAAAAGGATAAGGAAGGTTTTATAAAAAGAGCAAAGGCCTTTCTTTCTTCTTAG
- a CDS encoding iron-containing alcohol dehydrogenase: MLNFEFKNPTKILFGKGEIAKISKEIPKDARILMIYGGGSIKNNGVYDQVKEALKDHELYEFGGVPANPEYEVLINALSFIKEKNITYLLAVGGGSVIDGTKFLSAAANYDGEPWDILRKSVRTFEGEGMPFGSILTLPATGSEMNSGYVISRRETHEKLSSGGPGLFPQFSVLDPEVIRSIPKNQIVNGITDAYTHVLEQYMTAPSSADLQERIAESILISLQETAPKVLADDFNYDAAGNFMWCCTMALNGLIQKGVITDWAVHAMGHELTAYFGIDHARTLAIIAPSHYRYNFEDKKGKLAQYAERVWGIKDGSVEEKAELGIKKLEEFFHSLHIKTRLSEYTEDFKGTAEKVEKAFTDRKWLGLGEYKKLTPQDAYKIVEMSY; this comes from the coding sequence ATGCTTAATTTCGAGTTTAAAAACCCTACAAAAATACTTTTCGGGAAAGGCGAAATCGCTAAAATTTCCAAAGAAATCCCCAAAGACGCAAGAATATTAATGATTTACGGTGGCGGAAGCATCAAAAACAATGGTGTTTATGATCAGGTAAAAGAAGCTTTAAAAGATCATGAATTATACGAGTTTGGCGGAGTTCCTGCCAACCCTGAATATGAAGTTCTGATCAATGCTTTAAGCTTTATTAAAGAGAAAAACATAACTTACCTTCTTGCTGTAGGCGGTGGATCTGTGATTGACGGCACAAAATTCCTTTCTGCAGCAGCCAATTATGACGGTGAGCCATGGGATATCCTGAGAAAATCAGTAAGAACATTTGAAGGGGAAGGAATGCCTTTCGGAAGTATTTTAACACTGCCTGCAACGGGATCAGAAATGAATTCCGGATATGTCATCTCAAGAAGGGAAACCCATGAGAAATTATCTTCAGGAGGACCGGGACTTTTCCCGCAATTTTCTGTACTGGATCCGGAGGTAATCAGATCTATTCCAAAAAATCAGATTGTGAACGGAATCACAGATGCCTATACTCACGTATTGGAACAATATATGACCGCTCCTTCTTCCGCCGACCTTCAGGAAAGAATTGCAGAAAGCATCCTGATCAGCCTGCAGGAAACTGCTCCAAAAGTATTGGCTGATGATTTCAACTACGATGCTGCAGGAAACTTTATGTGGTGCTGTACCATGGCGTTAAACGGACTGATCCAGAAAGGAGTTATTACAGACTGGGCCGTACATGCAATGGGACATGAGCTAACCGCTTATTTCGGAATTGATCATGCAAGAACACTGGCCATTATTGCTCCTTCTCATTACCGTTACAACTTTGAAGATAAAAAAGGAAAACTGGCTCAGTACGCTGAAAGAGTTTGGGGAATCAAAGACGGAAGTGTAGAGGAAAAAGCTGAACTGGGCATTAAAAAACTGGAGGAATTCTTCCACAGCCTTCATATCAAAACCAGGCTTTCCGAATATACGGAGGACTTTAAAGGAACCGCTGAAAAGGTTGAAAAAGCCTTTACAGACAGAAAGTGGCTAGGCCTTGGAGAATATAAAAAACTGACTCCGCAGGATGCTTATAAGATTGTAGAGATGAGCTATTAA
- a CDS encoding lipocalin family protein: MKKQLLLFAFSALALTSCKDDNLEAYDMEIMKGDWKEVKREVISGKDNKTVLYTETLTGCAAKNTLFFRTDYYVSYTAYTGEGADCTPSPKTEGTFTYDADSKIIGIKLGDEGSVNYRIDILTAKDLKLAQQSGIFDMDGDKIPDVPYVTYKR, translated from the coding sequence ATGAAAAAACAGCTACTTTTATTTGCCTTTTCTGCCTTGGCACTTACTTCTTGTAAAGATGACAATCTCGAAGCTTATGATATGGAAATCATGAAGGGAGATTGGAAGGAAGTTAAAAGGGAAGTAATTTCCGGAAAAGATAATAAAACAGTGCTCTATACTGAAACTTTAACAGGATGTGCAGCTAAAAATACTCTTTTCTTCAGAACAGATTATTATGTAAGCTATACAGCGTATACGGGAGAAGGTGCAGACTGTACCCCATCGCCAAAAACTGAAGGAACATTTACCTACGATGCCGATTCAAAAATCATTGGAATTAAACTTGGTGATGAAGGATCAGTAAACTACAGAATTGATATTCTGACAGCCAAAGATCTTAAACTTGCCCAGCAGTCAGGAATCTTTGATATGGATGGAGATAAAATACCGGATGTCCCTTACGTTACCTACAAAAGATAA